The Candidatus Bathyarchaeota archaeon sequence AGAAAATTTACCAGTCTTTTAAAGTTTTGTATTCAAATTTTTCCAGAAAACTTTTTTATAGCGTTCTGGACAAGCCATCTAGCGTTCTTACAGGGGTTGAAGTGTGAATTGGTTATTGGAATAGACCATATAGGAATCGCTGTGAACAACTTAGACGAAGCAATCAATCTCTACCGCGACATCTTAGGCTTGAAGCTTGAAGGCGTTCACGCGGTGGAAGCGCAGAAAGTTCTGGTGGCTTCTTTCTCAACTGGTGGAGAAACCAGAATAGAGCTTTTGGAGCCAACCGAAAGGGAAAGCCCAGTCGCCAAATTCATTGAGAGGCGTGGGGAAGGCATCCACCACATCGCATTAAAAGTCAGAAACATTGAGGCTGTTCTTGAAGAACTCAAGGGGAAGGGCTTGAAGTTGGTAGATGAAAAACCAAGAATCGGCGTTGGCGGAGCAAAAATAGCTTTCATCCATCCGAAGAGCACAAGAAACGTTCTTCTTGAGCTTTGTGAAAAGCCATAGTGGCCGACCAGCATGTCAGCAAAGATAAGATTGAGCCAGCTTCAGGATGGCTTACGCACCAAACGTTTAGGAAGAAGCATTCTCTTTTCCCGTGAGATTGACTCGACAAACAGGTGGGCTAAAGAACTAGCCCTGGACGGAACGCGTGAAGGAACGGTTGTGATTGCGGAAACTCAAACGAAGGGGCGGGGAAGACTTGGTAGAGAATGGGTTTCTCCAACCGGCGGATTGTGGTTTTCCCTGATTCTCAGACCTAAGCTTCGTCCCTCAGAAGCCGTTAAACTCACTTTTGTGGCTGGACTGGCTGTAGCTAAGGTTTTGCGTGAGATGTTTGATTTAAGAGTGGAGACTAAGTGGCCCAATGATGTGCTGGTGAATGGACGGAAAATCTGTGGTATACTCACCGAGATGAACACGACAGGCGAAACCGTCAACTTCGTCGTGGTAGGCGTCGGAGTTAACACGAACTTTGATGTGGAAAAGGCTTTCCCAGAGCATCTGAGAAACGTTGCGACCTCGCTTGAGAATGAGCTTGGTCGAAAGGTTCGATTAGAAGAGCTTTTTAGGGGTTTGCTTGAAAGGCTGGAAAATATTTATGAACTTTTCATGAAGGAAGGATTCAATTCAATTCTAGAAGAATGGAAAAACTATGCTGGCTTTCTCGGGCGCCAAGTGGAAGTCACAGGTCCAACCGAAAAATTGAGTGGTTTAGCGTTAGACGTTGACCATGATGGTGCGTTAGTTCTTAGGCTTGAAGATGGAACGATAAGACATGTTTTCGTTGGAGACACTTCTTTACGAGCACAGTAGAAGATAACCGTGTTAGACCTTCTCGAAGCAAAGCAAATCATAATCTTTTAGAGTTTTTCCATATGCTCTAAATACCCGTGAAGCAATATACTCCAAAAAGTGAGTAAATCAAATGAGCACTATAAAAGAACCAACGGTTGAGGAGAAAATTAAGCAGTTAAGGGCGCTGAGAGAAAAAGCCAAGCTGGGTGGCGGGAAAAAAAGAATCGAGGCACAACATAAAAAAGGCAAACTCACAGCCA is a genomic window containing:
- a CDS encoding biotin--[acetyl-CoA-carboxylase] ligase, which produces MSAKIRLSQLQDGLRTKRLGRSILFSREIDSTNRWAKELALDGTREGTVVIAETQTKGRGRLGREWVSPTGGLWFSLILRPKLRPSEAVKLTFVAGLAVAKVLREMFDLRVETKWPNDVLVNGRKICGILTEMNTTGETVNFVVVGVGVNTNFDVEKAFPEHLRNVATSLENELGRKVRLEELFRGLLERLENIYELFMKEGFNSILEEWKNYAGFLGRQVEVTGPTEKLSGLALDVDHDGALVLRLEDGTIRHVFVGDTSLRAQ
- the mce gene encoding methylmalonyl-CoA epimerase, translating into MVIGIDHIGIAVNNLDEAINLYRDILGLKLEGVHAVEAQKVLVASFSTGGETRIELLEPTERESPVAKFIERRGEGIHHIALKVRNIEAVLEELKGKGLKLVDEKPRIGVGGAKIAFIHPKSTRNVLLELCEKP